From one Parambassis ranga chromosome 5, fParRan2.1, whole genome shotgun sequence genomic stretch:
- the prkcda gene encoding protein kinase C, delta a: MAPFLRIAFNSYDLGVLPSLADPPFCAIKMKEALTTERGKTLVQRKPTMYPAWKSSFDAHIYEGRVLEVLLMKTAEEPLAEVTVGVSVLAERCKKANGRAEFWVDLHPSGKVMMAVQYFLEGVDAESKQPAKEEEAPTLNRRRGAIKQAKIHFIKNHEFIATFFRQPTFCSVCREFVWGLNKQGYKCRQCNAAIHKKCIDKIIGRCTGTAANSRDTVFQKERFKIDMPHRFKINNYMSPTFCDHCGSLLWGLVKQGLKCEDCAMNVHHKCQDKVANLCGINQKLLAEALTQVSQKSSTRRSDPNLPNLPDIGIYDEVNKLAGLEINDGSPYGRLWEGSSPRPQSRITHLTRINVDNFIFHKVLGKGSFGKVLLAELKGRGEYFAVKALKKDVVLMDDDVECTMVEKRVLALAWENPFLTHLYSTFQTKEHLFFVMEYLNGGDLMFHIQEKGRFELYRATFYSAEIICGLQFLHSKGIIYRDLKLDNVMLDYEGHIKIADFGMCKENVFGENRATTFCGTPDYIAPEILLGQKYSFSVDWWSFGVLLYEMLVGQSPFHGDDEDELFESIRMDTPHYPRWINKEAKDLLERLFERDPTRRLGIVGNIQLHPFFKTINWQALERREVEPPFKPKVKAPNDCSNFDREFLSEKPRLSYSDKNFIDSMDQSAFAGFSFINPKMEHLLEK, encoded by the exons ATGGCTCCTTTTTTGAGGATCGCCTTTAACTCCTATGACTTGGGTGTTCTGCCTTCTCTAGCCGACCCCCCTTTCTGTGCAATCAAGATGAAGGAAGCCTTGACAACTG AGCGTGGTAAGACCTTGGTTCAGCGGAAACCTACCATGTACCCAGCCTGGAAGTCCAGTTTTGATGCGCATATCTATGAGGGCCGTGTGCTCGAGGTACTGCTGATGAAGACAGCAGAGGAACCTCTAGCTGAGGTCACTGTTGGTGTGTCTGTCCTCGCTGAGCGCTGCAAGAAAGCCAACGGGCGTGCTGAATTCTGG GTGGATCTTCATCCTTCTGGGAAAGTGATGATGGCTGTGCAGTATTTTCTAGAGGGTGTGGATGCAG agAGTAAACAGCCGgcaaaggaggaagaggcacCGACTCTGAACCGCAGACGAGGGGCCATCAAGCAGGCCAAGATCCACTTTATAAAGAACCACGAGTTCATTGCCACCTTCTTCAGACAGCCAAccttctgctctgtgtgcagagagtTTGTCTG GGGACTCAACAAGCAAGGTTACAAATGCAGAC AATGCAATGCAGCCATCCACAAGAAATGCATAGACAAAATCATCGGCAGATGTACTGGTACTGCTGCCAACAGTCGGGACACTGTG TTCCAGAAGGAGCGCTTTAAAATTGACATGCCACACCGTTTCAAGATCAACAACTACATGAGTCCCACCTTCTGTGACCACTGTGGAAGTCTGCTGTGGGGTCTGGTCAAACAAGGTCTCAAATGTGAAG ATTGTGCCATGAATGTCCATCACAAGTGTCAGGATAAAGTTGCCAACCTTTGTGGTATCAACCAGAAACTGCTAGCTGAAGCACTAACACAAGTCAGTCAG AAATCATCCACTCGCCGTTCAGATCCAAACCTGCCTAATCTGCCTGACATTGGAATCTATGATGAGGTTAACAAGCTTGCTGGACTTGAAATCAATG ATGGGTCTCCTTATGGGAGGTTGTGGGAAGGATCCAGCCCACGGCCACAGTCTCGCATTACTCATCTGACCCGCATCAATGTAGACAACTTCATCTTTCACAAGGTCTTAGGAAAAGGCAGCTTTGGCAAG GTTCTCCTGGCAGAGTTAAAGGGGCGTGGAGAGTATTTTGCAGTGAAGGCCCTGAAGAAAGACGTAGTGCTGATGGATGATGATGTGGAGTGCACCATGGTAGAGAAGCGAGTCTTGGCTTTAGCGTGGGAAAATCCCTTCCTCACACACCTTTACTCCACCTTCCAGACCAAG GAGCATCTTTTCTTTGTGATGGAGTATCTGAATGGAGGTGACCTGATGTTCCATATTCAGGAGAAAGGGCGGTTTGAACTCTACAGAGCCAC GTTCTACTCTGCTGAGATCATTTGTGGCCTTCAGTTCTTACATTCCAAGGGAATAATCTACAG aGATCTAAAACTAGACAACGTGATGCTGGATTATGAGGGTCACATAAAGATTGCGGACTTCGGCATGTGCAAGGAGAATGTGTTTGGAGAAAATCGTGCCACGACTTTCTGTGGCACTCCTGACTACATTGCTCCAGAG ATCCTGCTTGGACAGAAATACTCATTTTCTGTGGACTGGTGGTCATTCGGTGTGCTGCTGTATGAGATGCTGGTTGGTCAGTCGCCATTTCACggagatgatgaggatgagctGTTTGAGTCCATTCGAATGGACACTCCCCACTATCCCCGCTGGATCAACAAGGAGGCCAAAGACTTGCTTGAGCGG CTGTTTGAAAGAGACCCCACTCGCAGGCTAGGGATTGTGGGTAATATCCAGTTGCATCCCTTCTTCAAGACCATTAACTGGCAGGCCTTAGAGAGGAGAGAGGTTGAACCGCCCTTCAAACCCAAAGTG AAAGCACCGAATGATTGCAGCAACTTTGATCGGGAGTTCCTCAGTGAGAAGCCTCGTCTCTCCTACAGCGATAAGAACTTCATAGATTCCATGGACCAGTCTGCATTTGCTGGTTTTTCATTCATAAACCCCAAGATGGAGCACCTTTTAGAAAAGTGA